Proteins encoded together in one Telopea speciosissima isolate NSW1024214 ecotype Mountain lineage chromosome 4, Tspe_v1, whole genome shotgun sequence window:
- the LOC122658069 gene encoding mitogen-activated protein kinase 15-like isoform X1 — protein sequence MQPDQRRKAPAEVDFFTEYGEGNRYQIEEVIGKGSYGVVCSAYDTHTGDKVAIKKINDIFEHVSDATRILREIKLLRLLRHPDIVEIKHILLPPSRREFKDIYVVFELMESDLHQVIKANDDLTPEHYQFFLYQLLRGLKYIHTANVFHRDLKPKNILANADCKLKICDFGLARVAFNDAPTAIFWTDYVATRWYRAPELCGSFFSKYTPAIDIWSIGCIFAEILTGKPLFPGKNVVHQLDLMTDLLGTPSPEAIARVRNEKARRYLSSMRKKKPIPFLQKFPNADPLSLRLLERMLAFEPKDRPTAEEALADPYFRGLAKVEREPSAQPVTKMEFEFERRRIMKEDVRELIYREILEYHPKMLKEFLEGTESTGFMYPSAVDQFKKQFAYLEEHYGNGVTVPPPERQHASLPRPCVLYSDSTAHQSAEITDDLSRCSIKEIEQQQPDRGCRDPMTRVPLQVPQRIQGGAAAKPGKVVSSVLRQNCRTAVEAFEQRKIVQNPTISTQYNGSGCSYPRRNPNCKNESGEGEGLEGSNGVQPKPQYIARKVAAAQGGPGGQWY from the exons ATGCAGCCTGACCAGCGACGGAAG GCACCTGCGGAAGTAGATTTCTTCACTGAATATGGAGAAGGTAACAGATACCAAATAGAAGAAGTAATAGGTAAAGGAAGTTATGGAGTTGTTTGCTCTGCGTACGATACACATACTGGGGATAAAGTTGCAATTAAGAAGATCAATGATATCTTCGAGCATGTCTCGGATGCAACACGCATTCTTCGTGAGATTAAGCTTCTTAGGCTCCTTCGTCATCCTGATATTGTGGAAATCAAGCACATCCTCTTGCCTCCTTCGAGAAGGGAATTCAAAGATATATATGTCGTTTTTGAACTCATGGAATCTGATCTGCACCAAGTTATTAAAGCAAACGATGATTTGACCCCAGAACATTATCAGTTCTTTCTTTATCAGCTTCTTCGGGGCCTAAAGTACATACACACAG CAAATGTTTTTCATCGggatctaaaacccaaaaatatctTAGCAAATGCTGATTGCAAACTCAAGATCTGTGACTTTGGTCTTGCTAGAGTGGCCTTCAATGATGCTCCAACAGCCATATTTTGGACA GACTATGTTGCGACAAGGTGGTACAGAGCTCCTGAGTTATGTGGATCCTTCTTCTCAAAG TACACACCAGCAATAGACATATGGAGCATTGGATGTATCTTTGCTGAAATTCTGACTGGGAAACCTCTCTTTCCTGGTAAAAATGTGGTCCACCAGCTGGATCTGATGACTGATCTTCTAGGAACACCGTCTCCTGAAGCAATTGCCAGG GTACGTAATGAGAAGGCTCGAAGATACTTAAGTAGCATGCGCAAGAAGAAGCCTATACCGTTTTTGCAAAAATTCCCAAATGCAGATCCCCTTTCTCTTCGTTTGTTGGAAAGGATGCTGGCATTTGAGCCCAAGGATCGACCTACTGCGGAGGAG GCTTTGGCGGATCCCTATTTTAGGGGCTTGGCCAAGGTTGAGAGGGAGCCTTCTGCTCAACCAGTGACAAAGATGGAGTTCGAATTTGAGAGACGGAGGATTATGAAGGAAGATGTTCGAGAACTCATCTATCGGGAAATTCTTGAATACCATCCAAAGATGTTAAAAGAGTTCTTGGAAGGAACAGAATCAACTGGTTTTATGTACCCAAG TGCTGTTGACCAATTTAAGAAGCAATTCGCTTATCTTGAGGAGCATTATGGAAATGGTGTGACTGTACCTCCACCTGAGAGACAACATGCATCATTACCCAG ACCATGCGTGCTATATTCAGACAGCACAGCACATCAGTCAGCAGAGATCACTGATGACCTATCCAGATGCTCCATCAAGGAAATCGAGCAGCAGCAACCAGATAGAGGTTGTAGGGATCCTATGACAAGAGTTCCTCTCCAAGTTCCTCAGAGAATCCAAGG AGGTGCAGCTGCAAAGCCTGGGAAAGTTGTAAGTTCGGTCTTGCGCCAGAACTGTAGAACAGCAGTGGAGGCTTTTGAACAACGCAAGATTGTTCAAAATCCCACTATTTCAACTCAATATAATGGTTCTGGCTGTTCATATCCTAGAAGGAACCCCAACTGTAAAAACGAGAGTGGAGAGGGTGAAGGACTTGAAGGATCCAATGGGGTGCAACCAAAACCGCAGTACATTGCAAGGAAAGTGGCTGCTGCACAAGGTGGTCCTGGAGGTCAGTGGTACTGA
- the LOC122658069 gene encoding mitogen-activated protein kinase 15-like isoform X3, with protein MQPDQRRKAPAEVDFFTEYGEGNRYQIEEVIGKGSYGVVCSAYDTHTGDKVAIKKINDIFEHVSDATRILREIKLLRLLRHPDIVEIKHILLPPSRREFKDIYVVFELMESDLHQVIKANDDLTPEHYQFFLYQLLRGLKYIHTANVFHRDLKPKNILANADCKLKICDFGLARVAFNDAPTAIFWTDYVATRWYRAPELCGSFFSKYTPAIDIWSIGCIFAEILTGKPLFPGKNVVHQLDLMTDLLGTPSPEAIARVRNEKARRYLSSMRKKKPIPFLQKFPNADPLSLRLLERMLAFEPKDRPTAEEALADPYFRGLAKVEREPSAQPVTKMEFEFERRRIMKEDVRELIYREILEYHPKMLKEFLEGTESTGFMYPSAVDQFKKQFAYLEEHYGNGVTVPPPERQHASLPRPCVLYSDSTAHQSAEITDDLSRCSIKEIEQQQPDRGCRDPMTRVPLQVPQRIQAAKPGKVVSSVLRQNCRTAVEAFEQRKIVQNPTISTQYNGSGCSYPRRNPNCKNESGEGEGLEGSNGVQPKPQYIARKVAAAQGGPGGQWY; from the exons ATGCAGCCTGACCAGCGACGGAAG GCACCTGCGGAAGTAGATTTCTTCACTGAATATGGAGAAGGTAACAGATACCAAATAGAAGAAGTAATAGGTAAAGGAAGTTATGGAGTTGTTTGCTCTGCGTACGATACACATACTGGGGATAAAGTTGCAATTAAGAAGATCAATGATATCTTCGAGCATGTCTCGGATGCAACACGCATTCTTCGTGAGATTAAGCTTCTTAGGCTCCTTCGTCATCCTGATATTGTGGAAATCAAGCACATCCTCTTGCCTCCTTCGAGAAGGGAATTCAAAGATATATATGTCGTTTTTGAACTCATGGAATCTGATCTGCACCAAGTTATTAAAGCAAACGATGATTTGACCCCAGAACATTATCAGTTCTTTCTTTATCAGCTTCTTCGGGGCCTAAAGTACATACACACAG CAAATGTTTTTCATCGggatctaaaacccaaaaatatctTAGCAAATGCTGATTGCAAACTCAAGATCTGTGACTTTGGTCTTGCTAGAGTGGCCTTCAATGATGCTCCAACAGCCATATTTTGGACA GACTATGTTGCGACAAGGTGGTACAGAGCTCCTGAGTTATGTGGATCCTTCTTCTCAAAG TACACACCAGCAATAGACATATGGAGCATTGGATGTATCTTTGCTGAAATTCTGACTGGGAAACCTCTCTTTCCTGGTAAAAATGTGGTCCACCAGCTGGATCTGATGACTGATCTTCTAGGAACACCGTCTCCTGAAGCAATTGCCAGG GTACGTAATGAGAAGGCTCGAAGATACTTAAGTAGCATGCGCAAGAAGAAGCCTATACCGTTTTTGCAAAAATTCCCAAATGCAGATCCCCTTTCTCTTCGTTTGTTGGAAAGGATGCTGGCATTTGAGCCCAAGGATCGACCTACTGCGGAGGAG GCTTTGGCGGATCCCTATTTTAGGGGCTTGGCCAAGGTTGAGAGGGAGCCTTCTGCTCAACCAGTGACAAAGATGGAGTTCGAATTTGAGAGACGGAGGATTATGAAGGAAGATGTTCGAGAACTCATCTATCGGGAAATTCTTGAATACCATCCAAAGATGTTAAAAGAGTTCTTGGAAGGAACAGAATCAACTGGTTTTATGTACCCAAG TGCTGTTGACCAATTTAAGAAGCAATTCGCTTATCTTGAGGAGCATTATGGAAATGGTGTGACTGTACCTCCACCTGAGAGACAACATGCATCATTACCCAG ACCATGCGTGCTATATTCAGACAGCACAGCACATCAGTCAGCAGAGATCACTGATGACCTATCCAGATGCTCCATCAAGGAAATCGAGCAGCAGCAACCAGATAGAGGTTGTAGGGATCCTATGACAAGAGTTCCTCTCCAAGTTCCTCAGAGAATCCAAG CTGCAAAGCCTGGGAAAGTTGTAAGTTCGGTCTTGCGCCAGAACTGTAGAACAGCAGTGGAGGCTTTTGAACAACGCAAGATTGTTCAAAATCCCACTATTTCAACTCAATATAATGGTTCTGGCTGTTCATATCCTAGAAGGAACCCCAACTGTAAAAACGAGAGTGGAGAGGGTGAAGGACTTGAAGGATCCAATGGGGTGCAACCAAAACCGCAGTACATTGCAAGGAAAGTGGCTGCTGCACAAGGTGGTCCTGGAGGTCAGTGGTACTGA
- the LOC122658069 gene encoding mitogen-activated protein kinase 15-like isoform X2 has product MQPDQRRKAPAEVDFFTEYGEGNRYQIEEVIGKGSYGVVCSAYDTHTGDKVAIKKINDIFEHVSDATRILREIKLLRLLRHPDIVEIKHILLPPSRREFKDIYVVFELMESDLHQVIKANDDLTPEHYQFFLYQLLRGLKYIHTANVFHRDLKPKNILANADCKLKICDFGLARVAFNDAPTAIFWTDYVATRWYRAPELCGSFFSKYTPAIDIWSIGCIFAEILTGKPLFPGKNVVHQLDLMTDLLGTPSPEAIARVRNEKARRYLSSMRKKKPIPFLQKFPNADPLSLRLLERMLAFEPKDRPTAEEALADPYFRGLAKVEREPSAQPVTKMEFEFERRRIMKEDVRELIYREILEYHPKMLKEFLEGTESTGFMYPSAVDQFKKQFAYLEEHYGNGVTVPPPERQHASLPRPCVLYSDSTAHQSAEITDDLSRCSIKEIEQQQPDRGCRDPMTRVPLQVPQRIQGAAAKPGKVVSSVLRQNCRTAVEAFEQRKIVQNPTISTQYNGSGCSYPRRNPNCKNESGEGEGLEGSNGVQPKPQYIARKVAAAQGGPGGQWY; this is encoded by the exons ATGCAGCCTGACCAGCGACGGAAG GCACCTGCGGAAGTAGATTTCTTCACTGAATATGGAGAAGGTAACAGATACCAAATAGAAGAAGTAATAGGTAAAGGAAGTTATGGAGTTGTTTGCTCTGCGTACGATACACATACTGGGGATAAAGTTGCAATTAAGAAGATCAATGATATCTTCGAGCATGTCTCGGATGCAACACGCATTCTTCGTGAGATTAAGCTTCTTAGGCTCCTTCGTCATCCTGATATTGTGGAAATCAAGCACATCCTCTTGCCTCCTTCGAGAAGGGAATTCAAAGATATATATGTCGTTTTTGAACTCATGGAATCTGATCTGCACCAAGTTATTAAAGCAAACGATGATTTGACCCCAGAACATTATCAGTTCTTTCTTTATCAGCTTCTTCGGGGCCTAAAGTACATACACACAG CAAATGTTTTTCATCGggatctaaaacccaaaaatatctTAGCAAATGCTGATTGCAAACTCAAGATCTGTGACTTTGGTCTTGCTAGAGTGGCCTTCAATGATGCTCCAACAGCCATATTTTGGACA GACTATGTTGCGACAAGGTGGTACAGAGCTCCTGAGTTATGTGGATCCTTCTTCTCAAAG TACACACCAGCAATAGACATATGGAGCATTGGATGTATCTTTGCTGAAATTCTGACTGGGAAACCTCTCTTTCCTGGTAAAAATGTGGTCCACCAGCTGGATCTGATGACTGATCTTCTAGGAACACCGTCTCCTGAAGCAATTGCCAGG GTACGTAATGAGAAGGCTCGAAGATACTTAAGTAGCATGCGCAAGAAGAAGCCTATACCGTTTTTGCAAAAATTCCCAAATGCAGATCCCCTTTCTCTTCGTTTGTTGGAAAGGATGCTGGCATTTGAGCCCAAGGATCGACCTACTGCGGAGGAG GCTTTGGCGGATCCCTATTTTAGGGGCTTGGCCAAGGTTGAGAGGGAGCCTTCTGCTCAACCAGTGACAAAGATGGAGTTCGAATTTGAGAGACGGAGGATTATGAAGGAAGATGTTCGAGAACTCATCTATCGGGAAATTCTTGAATACCATCCAAAGATGTTAAAAGAGTTCTTGGAAGGAACAGAATCAACTGGTTTTATGTACCCAAG TGCTGTTGACCAATTTAAGAAGCAATTCGCTTATCTTGAGGAGCATTATGGAAATGGTGTGACTGTACCTCCACCTGAGAGACAACATGCATCATTACCCAG ACCATGCGTGCTATATTCAGACAGCACAGCACATCAGTCAGCAGAGATCACTGATGACCTATCCAGATGCTCCATCAAGGAAATCGAGCAGCAGCAACCAGATAGAGGTTGTAGGGATCCTATGACAAGAGTTCCTCTCCAAGTTCCTCAGAGAATCCAAG GTGCAGCTGCAAAGCCTGGGAAAGTTGTAAGTTCGGTCTTGCGCCAGAACTGTAGAACAGCAGTGGAGGCTTTTGAACAACGCAAGATTGTTCAAAATCCCACTATTTCAACTCAATATAATGGTTCTGGCTGTTCATATCCTAGAAGGAACCCCAACTGTAAAAACGAGAGTGGAGAGGGTGAAGGACTTGAAGGATCCAATGGGGTGCAACCAAAACCGCAGTACATTGCAAGGAAAGTGGCTGCTGCACAAGGTGGTCCTGGAGGTCAGTGGTACTGA
- the LOC122658069 gene encoding mitogen-activated protein kinase 15-like isoform X4 — protein sequence MQAPAEVDFFTEYGEGNRYQIEEVIGKGSYGVVCSAYDTHTGDKVAIKKINDIFEHVSDATRILREIKLLRLLRHPDIVEIKHILLPPSRREFKDIYVVFELMESDLHQVIKANDDLTPEHYQFFLYQLLRGLKYIHTANVFHRDLKPKNILANADCKLKICDFGLARVAFNDAPTAIFWTDYVATRWYRAPELCGSFFSKYTPAIDIWSIGCIFAEILTGKPLFPGKNVVHQLDLMTDLLGTPSPEAIARVRNEKARRYLSSMRKKKPIPFLQKFPNADPLSLRLLERMLAFEPKDRPTAEEALADPYFRGLAKVEREPSAQPVTKMEFEFERRRIMKEDVRELIYREILEYHPKMLKEFLEGTESTGFMYPSAVDQFKKQFAYLEEHYGNGVTVPPPERQHASLPRPCVLYSDSTAHQSAEITDDLSRCSIKEIEQQQPDRGCRDPMTRVPLQVPQRIQGGAAAKPGKVVSSVLRQNCRTAVEAFEQRKIVQNPTISTQYNGSGCSYPRRNPNCKNESGEGEGLEGSNGVQPKPQYIARKVAAAQGGPGGQWY from the exons ATGCAGGCACCTGCGGAAGTAGATTTCTTCACTGAATATGGAGAAGGTAACAGATACCAAATAGAAGAAGTAATAGGTAAAGGAAGTTATGGAGTTGTTTGCTCTGCGTACGATACACATACTGGGGATAAAGTTGCAATTAAGAAGATCAATGATATCTTCGAGCATGTCTCGGATGCAACACGCATTCTTCGTGAGATTAAGCTTCTTAGGCTCCTTCGTCATCCTGATATTGTGGAAATCAAGCACATCCTCTTGCCTCCTTCGAGAAGGGAATTCAAAGATATATATGTCGTTTTTGAACTCATGGAATCTGATCTGCACCAAGTTATTAAAGCAAACGATGATTTGACCCCAGAACATTATCAGTTCTTTCTTTATCAGCTTCTTCGGGGCCTAAAGTACATACACACAG CAAATGTTTTTCATCGggatctaaaacccaaaaatatctTAGCAAATGCTGATTGCAAACTCAAGATCTGTGACTTTGGTCTTGCTAGAGTGGCCTTCAATGATGCTCCAACAGCCATATTTTGGACA GACTATGTTGCGACAAGGTGGTACAGAGCTCCTGAGTTATGTGGATCCTTCTTCTCAAAG TACACACCAGCAATAGACATATGGAGCATTGGATGTATCTTTGCTGAAATTCTGACTGGGAAACCTCTCTTTCCTGGTAAAAATGTGGTCCACCAGCTGGATCTGATGACTGATCTTCTAGGAACACCGTCTCCTGAAGCAATTGCCAGG GTACGTAATGAGAAGGCTCGAAGATACTTAAGTAGCATGCGCAAGAAGAAGCCTATACCGTTTTTGCAAAAATTCCCAAATGCAGATCCCCTTTCTCTTCGTTTGTTGGAAAGGATGCTGGCATTTGAGCCCAAGGATCGACCTACTGCGGAGGAG GCTTTGGCGGATCCCTATTTTAGGGGCTTGGCCAAGGTTGAGAGGGAGCCTTCTGCTCAACCAGTGACAAAGATGGAGTTCGAATTTGAGAGACGGAGGATTATGAAGGAAGATGTTCGAGAACTCATCTATCGGGAAATTCTTGAATACCATCCAAAGATGTTAAAAGAGTTCTTGGAAGGAACAGAATCAACTGGTTTTATGTACCCAAG TGCTGTTGACCAATTTAAGAAGCAATTCGCTTATCTTGAGGAGCATTATGGAAATGGTGTGACTGTACCTCCACCTGAGAGACAACATGCATCATTACCCAG ACCATGCGTGCTATATTCAGACAGCACAGCACATCAGTCAGCAGAGATCACTGATGACCTATCCAGATGCTCCATCAAGGAAATCGAGCAGCAGCAACCAGATAGAGGTTGTAGGGATCCTATGACAAGAGTTCCTCTCCAAGTTCCTCAGAGAATCCAAGG AGGTGCAGCTGCAAAGCCTGGGAAAGTTGTAAGTTCGGTCTTGCGCCAGAACTGTAGAACAGCAGTGGAGGCTTTTGAACAACGCAAGATTGTTCAAAATCCCACTATTTCAACTCAATATAATGGTTCTGGCTGTTCATATCCTAGAAGGAACCCCAACTGTAAAAACGAGAGTGGAGAGGGTGAAGGACTTGAAGGATCCAATGGGGTGCAACCAAAACCGCAGTACATTGCAAGGAAAGTGGCTGCTGCACAAGGTGGTCCTGGAGGTCAGTGGTACTGA
- the LOC122658394 gene encoding pentatricopeptide repeat-containing protein At4g37170-like, producing MRRGKSSITNFLKSVSSPLDIRTQKWSFCSSTHSDLKKPVFDIPPFKPNDNDLKKPVFEIPPFKPDDNGMKKPVFEIPPFKPDDNDGLVRRFCRENKFKDAILLLCQQKRLREAIEILDLLDRSKTCPAPAVYSALLQLCLQQRALKEGKRVHAHIKSSGFVPGLFISNRLIDMYSKCESLTDARELFEEMTDRDLCSWNTLIAGYAKAGHLEEARQLFDEMPQKDNFSWSTLISGYVRYDRPNEALELYRRMQKDEKLEGNKFTVASALSASAAIPCLRLGKEIHGHITRTGLASDAVVWSAVTSMYGKCGSVKKARHIFDEMLDRDVVSWTTMIGRYFESGKKKEGFELFSELLSSGVRPNDFTLAGILNACSDLASEDLGKQVHGYMTRIGFDPFPFAALVHMYSKCGNIESAKRVFEAVPQPDLLSWTSMISGYAQNGQPEEALRYFELLLKSGTKPDHVTFVGVLSACAHAGLVDKGLAYFHSITEKHGLTHTADHYACIIDLLGRSARFGEAVEVIDRMPMKPDKFLWAALLGGCRIHGNLSLAKRAADALFELEPDNATTYVTLANIYATSSMWDEVAKIRKKMDDKGVVKKPGSSWIKVKRKVHVFLVGDRTHPKINEIYGFLEELSTRMKEEGYAPDTNFVLHDIEEEQKEQDLTHHSEKLAIAFGIIAMPTGTPIKVFKNLRTCGDCHTAIKFISKIVAREIIVRDSNRFHHFKDGSCSCGDFW from the coding sequence ATGAGGAGAGGCAAATCATCAATTACGAATTTTCTGAAATCTGTCTCTTCTCCTTTAGACATTCGAACCCAGAAATGGTCCTTTTGTTCTTCGACACATTCCGATCTGAAGAAACCTGTTTTTGACATACCTCCATTCAAACCGAATGACAATGACCTGAAGAAACCTGTCTTTGAGATACCTCCATTCAAACCAGATGACAACGGCATGAAGAAACCTGTCTTTGAGATACCTCCATTCAAACCGGATGACAACGACGGCCTCGTACGCCGCTTTTGCAGAGAGAACAAATTCAAAGATGCCATACTCCTTCTTTGTCAGCAGAAACGCCTGAGGGAAGCCATTGAAATCCTAGACCTTCTCGATCGTTCTAAAACCTGCCCAGCTCCTGCAGTGTACTCTGCCCTCCTTCAGCTCTGCCTCCAACAGCGAGCGCTTAAAGAGGGCAAACGGGTCCATGCTCACATTAAGAGCTCAGGTTTCGTTCCTGGGCTCTTTATCTCTAATCGCCTCATTGATATGTACTCGAAATGTGAAAGCTTGACGGATGCTCGTGAGCTGTTTGAGGAGATGACAGACAGGGACTTATGCTCTTGGAATACCTTAATTGCGGGATACGCAAAAGCAGGGCATCTTGAAGAAGCTCGCCAACTGTTTGACGAAATGCCGCAGAAGGATAATTTCTCCTGGAGCACACTGATCTCTGGGTATGTTCGCTATGACCGGCCCAATGAAGCTTTAGAATTGTATAGAAGAATGCAAAaagatgagaagctggaaggcaACAAGTTCACTGTTGCTAGCGCTCTTTCAGCTTCTGCTGCCATTCCGTGTCTTCGGCTCGGTAAAGAGATTCATGGGCATATAACGCGAACTGGGTTAGCTTCAGATGCTGTGGTTTGGAGCGCCGTGACAAGTATGTATGGAAAATGTGGGAGCGTAAAAAAAGCCAGACACATCTTTGACGAGATGTTGGACCGAGATGTTGTTTCATGGACTACGATGATTGGAAGATACTTCgaaagtgggaagaagaaggaaggattcGAGTTGTTCTCAGAACTTTTGAGCTCAGGGGTCCGTCCCAACGACTTCACATTAGCTGGGATTCTGAACGCATGCTCAGATCTTGCTTCGGAGGATCTTGGCAAACAGGTTCATGGATATATGACCCGAATTGGGTTCGACCCTTTTCCATTTGCTGCACTTGTCCATATGTATTCGAAGTGTGGGAACATTGAGAGTGCCAAAAGAGTTTTCGAAGCAGTGCCCCAACCTGATCTGCTCTCATGGACTTCCATGATTTCTGGCTATGCGCAGAATGGTCAACCTGAGGAGGCTCTTCGATACTTTGAGTTGCTACTTAAATCGGGTACCAAGCCTGATCATGTTACATTTGTTGGTGTTCTTTCTGCATGTGCTCATGCTGGATTAGTCGATAAAGGCCTTGCGTATTTCCATTCGATTACTGAGAAGCACGGGTTGACACACACTGCTGACCATTATGCTTGTATAATCGATTTGCTTGGCCGATCAGCCCGATTTGGAGAAGCTGTAGAGGTTATTGATCGAATGCCTATGAAGCCCGATAAATTTTTATGGGCTGCCTTGCTTGGTGGTTGCAGAATTCATGGAAACCTGAGTTTGGCAAAAAGAGCTGCAGACGCATTATTTGAACTAGAGCCTGATAATGCCACAACTTATGTCACATTAGCCAACATCTATGCCACCTCCAGTATGTGGGATGAAGTGGCGAAGATCAGAAAGAAAATGGATGATAAGGGGGTGGTGAAAAAACCAGGTTCAAGTTGGATCAAAGTTAAGAGAAAGGTCCATGTATTCTTGGTGGGAGATAGAACTCATCCcaaaattaatgaaatctatGGTTTTCTGGAAGAGCTATCGACAAGGATGAAGGAGGAAGGATATGCTCCTGACACAAATTTTGTATTGCATGACATAGAGGAAGAGCAAAAGGAACAAGACCTTACCCACCACAGTGAGAAGCTTGCAATTGCATTTGGTATTATTGCTATGCCAACTGGAACACCAATCAAGGTCTTTAAGAATCTGAGGACTTGTGGAGACTGCCATACTGCAATTAAATTTATCTCAAAGATTGTTGCAAGAGAGATCATTGTTAGGGATTCAAACCGGTTCCATCATTTTAAAGATGGCAGCTGTTCATGTGGAGACTTCTGGTGA
- the LOC122658404 gene encoding sm-like protein LSM2 — translation MLFFSYFKDLVGKEVTVELKNDLAIRGTLHSVDQYLNIKLENTRVVDQDKYPHMLSVRNCFIRGSVVRYVQLPPDGVDIDILHDATRREALGG, via the exons ATG TTGTTCTTCTCGTACTTCAAGGATTTGGTGGGAAAAGAAGTTACAGTAGAACTGAAGAATGATCTCGCTATAAGAGGAACTCTTCATTCCGTCGATCAGTACCTCAATATAAAGCTCGAGAACACTAGGGTTGTCGATCAAGACAAGTATCCTCATATG CTTTCGGTGAGGAACTGCTTCATCAGGGGATCAGTCGTCAGATACGTTCAGCTACCACCGGATGGAGTTGACATTGATATCCTTCATGATGCCACAAGGAGGGAAGCTCTTGGTGGCTGA